Proteins encoded by one window of Pseudonocardia alni:
- the groL gene encoding chaperonin GroEL (60 kDa chaperone family; promotes refolding of misfolded polypeptides especially under stressful conditions; forms two stacked rings of heptamers to form a barrel-shaped 14mer; ends can be capped by GroES; misfolded proteins enter the barrel where they are refolded when GroES binds), producing the protein MAKQIAFDEEARRGLERGMNTLADAVKVTLGPKGRNVVLEKKWGAPTITNDGVSIAKEIELEDSWEKIGAELVKEVAKKTDDIAGDGTTTATVLAQALVREGLRNVAAGANPMSLKRGIEKATEAVSQALLKSAKEIETKEQIAATASISAADPQIGELIAEAMDKVGKEGVITVEESQTFGLELELTEGMRFDKGYISPYFVTDAERMEVELEDPYVLLVSSKISTVKDLLPLLEKVMQSGKPLAIIAEDVEGEALATLVVNKIRGTFKSVAVKAPGFGDRREAMLADMAILTGGEVISEKVGLKLDTADLSLLGTARKVVVTKDETTIVDGAGDADQIAGRVNQIRAEIDRTDSDYDREKLQERLAKLAGGVAVIKAGAATEVELKERKHRIEDAVRNAKAAVEEGIVAGGGVALIQAGAGLFEGLGLDGDEATGANIVKVALEAPLKQIAVNAGLEGGVVAEKVRNLPTGEGLDAATGEYKDLIKAGIIDPAKVTRSALQNAASIAALFLTTEAVIADKPEKGGGAPADPTGGMGGMDF; encoded by the coding sequence ATGGCGAAGCAGATCGCGTTCGACGAGGAGGCCCGTCGGGGCCTCGAGCGGGGCATGAACACCCTCGCCGACGCCGTCAAGGTGACGCTGGGCCCGAAGGGCCGCAACGTCGTGCTCGAGAAGAAGTGGGGCGCGCCGACCATCACCAACGACGGTGTGTCGATCGCCAAGGAGATCGAGCTCGAGGACTCCTGGGAGAAGATCGGCGCCGAGCTGGTGAAGGAGGTCGCCAAGAAGACCGACGACATCGCGGGCGACGGCACCACCACCGCCACCGTGCTGGCCCAGGCGCTGGTCCGTGAGGGCCTGCGCAACGTGGCCGCCGGCGCGAACCCGATGTCGCTCAAGCGCGGCATCGAGAAGGCCACCGAGGCCGTCTCCCAGGCGCTGCTGAAGTCGGCCAAGGAGATCGAGACCAAGGAGCAGATCGCTGCCACGGCCTCCATCTCGGCCGCCGACCCGCAGATCGGTGAGCTCATCGCCGAGGCGATGGACAAGGTCGGCAAGGAAGGCGTCATCACGGTCGAGGAGTCGCAGACCTTCGGGCTCGAGCTCGAGCTCACCGAGGGCATGCGCTTCGACAAGGGCTACATCTCGCCCTACTTCGTGACCGACGCCGAGCGCATGGAGGTCGAGCTGGAGGACCCGTACGTCCTCCTCGTCTCCTCCAAGATCTCGACCGTCAAGGACCTGCTCCCGCTGCTGGAGAAGGTCATGCAGTCGGGCAAGCCGCTCGCCATCATCGCCGAGGACGTCGAGGGCGAGGCCCTGGCCACCCTGGTCGTCAACAAGATCCGCGGCACCTTCAAGTCCGTCGCCGTCAAGGCCCCGGGCTTCGGTGACCGCCGCGAGGCGATGCTGGCCGACATGGCCATCCTGACCGGTGGCGAGGTCATCTCGGAGAAGGTCGGCCTCAAGCTCGACACCGCCGACCTGTCCCTGCTGGGCACCGCCCGCAAGGTCGTCGTGACCAAGGACGAGACCACCATCGTCGACGGCGCCGGTGACGCCGACCAGATCGCCGGCCGGGTCAACCAGATCCGCGCCGAGATCGACCGCACCGACTCCGACTACGACCGCGAGAAGCTCCAGGAGCGCCTCGCCAAGCTGGCCGGCGGCGTCGCCGTCATCAAGGCCGGCGCGGCGACCGAGGTCGAGCTCAAGGAGCGCAAGCACCGCATCGAGGACGCCGTCCGCAACGCGAAGGCGGCCGTCGAGGAGGGCATCGTCGCCGGCGGCGGCGTGGCGCTCATCCAGGCCGGTGCCGGCCTGTTCGAGGGTCTCGGCCTGGACGGTGACGAGGCCACCGGCGCGAACATCGTCAAGGTCGCGCTGGAGGCCCCGCTCAAGCAGATCGCGGTCAACGCCGGCCTCGAGGGCGGCGTCGTCGCGGAGAAGGTCCGCAACCTCCCCACCGGTGAGGGCCTCGACGCCGCCACCGGCGAGTACAAGGACCTCATCAAGGCCGGGATCATCGACCCCGCCAAGGTGACCCGCTCGGCGCTGCAGAACGCGGCCTCCATCGCGGCCCTGTTCCTCACCACCGAGGCGGTCATCGCCGACAAGCCGGAGAAGGGTGGCGGCGCCCCCGCCGACCCGACCGGTGGCATGGGTGGCATGGACTTCTGA
- a CDS encoding helix-turn-helix transcriptional regulator, with protein sequence MRADRLLSLVLLLRHRGRTTAAVLARELEVSERTVLRDVEALSAAGIPVYAERGRHGGFALLPGFTTDLTGLTPGEAVALLGSGATSTPGALGLGPEFASAMRKIVTALPDAAREQATDAAGRVLVRRGGWLRDTDDGATTDVLTAVQRAVFGGVRLRIRYRTGTRPGAEPGPAAERVVDPVGLVQASGRWYLLALRDGDDRTYRVSRIEEAEPLAEPAYRPEGVDLEELWLRRREDFRARRPGIRVRLALPADRRDALSAVTVDEERTRDGTTEVVAAFGDLFHAGRALWPLLPDVRVLDPPELVTALRERARAAVVALG encoded by the coding sequence GTGCGCGCCGACCGGCTCCTGTCCCTCGTGCTCCTGCTGCGCCACCGCGGCCGGACCACCGCCGCCGTGCTCGCGCGCGAGCTGGAGGTCTCCGAGCGCACCGTGCTGCGCGACGTCGAGGCGCTGTCGGCCGCGGGCATCCCGGTCTACGCCGAACGCGGCAGGCACGGCGGCTTCGCACTGCTGCCGGGCTTCACCACCGACCTCACCGGTCTGACCCCGGGGGAGGCGGTCGCGCTGCTCGGCTCCGGCGCGACGTCGACGCCCGGCGCGCTCGGGCTGGGGCCGGAGTTCGCCTCGGCCATGCGCAAGATCGTCACCGCGCTGCCGGACGCCGCCCGGGAACAGGCCACCGACGCCGCCGGACGGGTGCTGGTCCGGCGCGGCGGCTGGCTGCGCGACACCGACGACGGCGCGACCACCGACGTGCTCACCGCCGTCCAGCGCGCGGTGTTCGGCGGGGTCCGGCTCCGCATCCGCTACCGGACCGGGACCCGGCCGGGCGCGGAGCCCGGGCCCGCCGCCGAACGCGTCGTCGACCCGGTCGGGCTGGTCCAGGCGTCGGGGCGCTGGTACCTGCTGGCGCTGCGCGACGGGGACGACCGCACCTACCGGGTGTCGCGGATCGAGGAGGCCGAGCCGCTGGCCGAGCCCGCATACCGGCCCGAGGGAGTCGACCTGGAGGAGCTGTGGTTGCGCCGCCGGGAGGACTTCCGGGCGCGGCGGCCCGGGATCCGGGTCCGCCTCGCGCTGCCCGCCGACCGTCGCGACGCGCTGTCCGCCGTCACCGTCGACGAGGAGCGGACACGGGACGGGACGACCGAGGTCGTCGCCGCGTTCGGGGACCTCTTCCACGCCGGGCGGGCGCTGTGGCCGCTGCTGCCGGACGTGCGGGTGCTGGACCCGCCGGAGCTGGTGACGGCGCTGCGGGAGCGGGCCCGCGCGGCCGTCGTCGCCCTGGGGTGA
- a CDS encoding TIGR03086 family metal-binding protein, whose translation MTNPTLTTDPRPAYLAALDWVADLARAVPADRMADPTPCDDFDVRTLLAHLVTTLRRPAALAAGTDPMAAPLVSDDVLDDPVSAYVDEAAALQAVWSGPDGEALLDRVARLPFGEVPARAALAVYLNETLVHGWDLAVATGQDPEADRELATTALATAHAYLPAERRGGPVPFGPVVEHRPEAGPTERLANWSGRVSTGWVG comes from the coding sequence ATGACGAACCCGACGCTCACCACCGATCCCCGCCCCGCCTACCTGGCCGCCCTCGACTGGGTCGCCGACCTCGCCCGGGCCGTGCCCGCCGACCGGATGGCCGACCCCACCCCCTGCGACGACTTCGACGTCCGCACCCTGCTCGCGCACCTGGTCACGACACTGCGCAGACCGGCGGCGCTCGCCGCCGGCACCGACCCGATGGCCGCCCCGCTGGTCAGCGACGACGTCCTCGACGACCCGGTGTCGGCCTACGTCGACGAGGCGGCGGCGCTGCAGGCCGTCTGGTCCGGCCCGGACGGCGAGGCACTGCTCGACCGGGTCGCGCGGCTGCCGTTCGGCGAGGTCCCGGCGCGGGCCGCGCTGGCCGTGTACCTGAACGAGACGCTGGTGCACGGGTGGGACCTGGCCGTCGCCACCGGGCAGGACCCGGAGGCCGACCGGGAGCTGGCGACGACGGCGCTCGCCACCGCCCACGCGTACCTGCCCGCCGAGCGGCGTGGCGGCCCGGTGCCGTTCGGCCCGGTCGTGGAGCACCGCCCGGAGGCGGGGCCGACCGAGCGGCTGGCGAACTGGTCGGGCCGGGTGTCGACGGGCTGGGTGGGCTGA
- a CDS encoding PspC domain-containing protein, producing MENNASTTGTAPTGTDVHDASTEVVGADDAAVTDRVPVAATATGPDATDPGPLGAATSGMPEGAGTAGAGTAGVGAAGPEAPPTGAGPSDAGPDAAADPGTAHPGPGAGAPSTAGAPYGGAGTRTTAQGIGDRVAAFRLRRSSTDRMLGGVCGGLAADLGADAALLRIAVLVLTLVTGGAAALVYLAAWLIAPAA from the coding sequence ATGGAGAACAACGCGAGCACGACCGGTACGGCACCGACCGGGACCGACGTCCACGACGCCTCGACGGAGGTCGTCGGGGCCGACGACGCCGCGGTGACCGACCGGGTGCCGGTCGCCGCGACGGCCACCGGTCCCGACGCGACCGACCCCGGACCGCTCGGCGCCGCCACCTCCGGCATGCCGGAGGGCGCCGGTACCGCGGGCGCCGGTACCGCGGGCGTCGGTGCAGCGGGACCGGAGGCCCCGCCCACCGGCGCCGGTCCCTCCGACGCGGGCCCGGACGCCGCTGCGGACCCCGGGACCGCCCACCCCGGTCCGGGCGCCGGGGCGCCTTCCACCGCGGGCGCGCCGTACGGCGGAGCCGGGACCCGGACGACGGCGCAGGGGATCGGCGACCGCGTCGCCGCGTTCCGGCTCCGGCGCAGCAGCACCGACCGGATGCTCGGCGGTGTCTGCGGCGGTCTCGCCGCCGACCTGGGTGCGGACGCCGCGCTGCTGCGCATCGCGGTCCTCGTCCTGACCCTGGTCACCGGTGGCGCGGCGGCACTGGTCTACCTCGCCGCCTGGCTGATCGCACCGGCCGCCTGA
- a CDS encoding DNA repair helicase XPB has translation MTDGPLIVQSDKTLLLEVDHPDSAAARAAIAPFAELERAPEHVHTYRVTPLALWNARAAGHDAEQVVDALVRWARYPVPQPLLVDVVDTMGRYGRLQLSNHPAHGLVLTALDRAVLEEILRQKKISPMLGARLDDDTVVVHPSERGHLKQALLKVGWPAEDLAGYVDGEAHPIELEQDGWTLRDYQQQAVDGFWEGGSGVVVLPCGAGKTLVGAAAMAKAGATTLILVTNTVSGRQWKRELIARTSLTEEEIGEYSGEKKEIRPVTIATYQVVTRKTKGEYKHLELFDSRDWGLVVYDEVHLLPAPVFRMTADLQSRRRLGLTATLVREDGREGDVFSLIGPKRYDAPWRDIEAQGWIAPAECIEVRVTLTDAERMSYATADSEERYRTASTANTKLNVVQAILDRHSGEQTLVIGAYLEQLDALGEKLGAPVIQGSTRNKEREKLFDAFRRGEIATLVVSKVANFSIDLPEATIAVQVSGTFGSRQEEAQRLGRLLRPKNDGRQAHFYSVVSRDTVDTDYAAHRQRFLAEQGYAYRIVDADDLLGPALPDAG, from the coding sequence GTGACCGACGGCCCCCTGATCGTCCAGTCCGACAAGACACTGCTGCTCGAGGTCGACCACCCCGACTCCGCGGCGGCCCGCGCCGCCATCGCGCCCTTCGCCGAGCTGGAGCGGGCACCCGAACACGTCCACACCTACCGGGTCACCCCGCTGGCCCTCTGGAACGCGCGCGCCGCCGGGCACGACGCCGAGCAGGTCGTCGACGCGCTGGTCCGCTGGGCCCGCTACCCGGTCCCGCAGCCGCTCCTGGTCGACGTCGTCGACACGATGGGGCGCTACGGGCGGCTGCAGCTGTCCAACCACCCCGCGCACGGCCTCGTCCTCACCGCGCTGGACCGCGCCGTGCTGGAGGAGATCCTCCGGCAGAAGAAGATCAGCCCGATGCTGGGCGCGCGGCTCGACGACGACACCGTCGTCGTGCACCCGTCCGAGCGCGGGCACCTCAAGCAGGCACTGCTCAAGGTCGGCTGGCCCGCCGAGGACCTCGCCGGGTACGTCGACGGCGAGGCCCACCCCATCGAGCTGGAGCAGGACGGCTGGACGCTGCGGGACTACCAGCAACAGGCGGTCGACGGGTTCTGGGAGGGCGGCTCCGGGGTGGTCGTGCTGCCCTGCGGCGCGGGCAAGACCCTCGTCGGTGCGGCCGCGATGGCCAAGGCGGGCGCGACGACCCTGATCCTGGTGACCAACACCGTCTCCGGGCGGCAGTGGAAGCGCGAGCTGATCGCGCGGACGTCGCTGACCGAGGAGGAGATCGGCGAGTACTCGGGCGAGAAGAAGGAGATCCGCCCGGTCACCATCGCCACGTACCAGGTCGTCACCCGCAAGACCAAGGGCGAGTACAAGCACCTGGAGCTGTTCGACTCCCGGGACTGGGGCCTGGTCGTCTACGACGAGGTGCACCTCCTCCCGGCGCCGGTCTTCCGGATGACGGCGGACCTGCAGTCCCGCCGCAGGCTCGGCCTCACCGCGACCCTGGTCCGCGAGGACGGCCGCGAGGGCGACGTGTTCTCCCTGATCGGCCCGAAGCGCTACGACGCCCCGTGGCGCGACATCGAGGCGCAGGGCTGGATCGCGCCCGCCGAGTGCATCGAGGTGCGGGTCACGCTGACCGACGCCGAGCGCATGTCCTACGCGACGGCGGACTCCGAGGAGCGCTACCGGACGGCGTCGACGGCGAACACCAAGCTCAACGTCGTGCAGGCGATCCTCGACCGGCACTCCGGGGAGCAGACGCTCGTCATCGGGGCCTACCTGGAGCAGCTCGACGCGCTGGGGGAGAAGCTCGGTGCCCCGGTCATCCAGGGCTCCACCCGCAACAAGGAGCGGGAGAAGCTGTTCGACGCGTTCCGCCGCGGCGAGATCGCGACGCTGGTCGTCTCGAAGGTCGCGAACTTCTCCATCGACCTGCCCGAGGCGACGATCGCGGTGCAGGTCAGCGGCACGTTCGGGTCCCGGCAGGAGGAGGCCCAGCGGCTCGGACGTCTGCTGCGCCCGAAGAACGACGGCCGCCAGGCGCACTTCTACTCGGTGGTGTCCCGCGACACCGTGGACACCGACTACGCCGCGCACCGGCAGCGTTTCCTCGCCGAACAGGGCTACGCCTACCGGATCGTCGACGCCGACGACCTCCTCGGCCCCGCCCTGCCCGACGCCGGCTGA
- a CDS encoding nitrate- and nitrite sensing domain-containing protein, which produces MTTVTSTERPSTWSERLDPRNWSLVAKLAVVGLVPTVLALSIGAVRVVDQANVAEELGRGSGLVDVHRQIETLTGALQTERDAAVRFVAGNRLGDRAAVDRAQATTDQALQASTAGLDAAEQQAPDLATARRQADTTLGQLPVIRSQVAEGPTAAADLTGRYTAVVQRTLGLDRALVGRLQTADTAGLTTAIAAGSSAREALQLERTVIGGALAAGTLEEQQRAQVTGAEASFQAAAGDFQSSLTPEQAESFGNFGAGQANGERNALRDQALSVPPGVAPPVDPNAWNAAVDRSVTAVDQSTAAAEQAFVDGRAAAAEQAGNTAGLNSVLLMLTILLTAGIILLLGRQMVRSLRLLRSSALEVAEQKLPAAVQSMRSGQAPNALVEPVPLDSRDEIGQVARAFDAVHGQAIRLAADQAALQQNVNSMFVNLSRRSQALVERQLQLIEQLESNEQDPDQLSNLFQLDHLATRMRRNSENLLVLAGTDLAKRNVAPVQVVDVLRAAVSEVEQYQRVVVQTPPNATIAGRAANDLVHLLAELLDNATNFSPPDSQVVMSTTRTADESLLVEISDRGVGMTDSELVDANQRLSGPAEVDVSASRRMGLFVVGRLAARHRVSVRLASAAVGGGSGGLSASVTVPPQLVPSAQLPEQRRDGDPGSWGGVPPQGGGQQAASQQAPALTGGGAPDGPRPDSPVAVNGNGRGGSLPSMVAGSDGPMTPTFEAGTPSSTTARNGSASSLPTRRPGSSLTKNAAPGDAGGQTADGSAPTLNGSAPQGLSAFAPSQDGAHDGRTPADVFTPADEAGSGPADGDAPHGAEAFRGTGPAPSGDGDGPSDDTGTGAGSLTDTEDTEAAVPAEGTDHTDTDGDADRSGGTAAPSAAAALGLAGAAAAAAAARARADRDMDDTVVLDRAIGDGPEDHRRTPAGDEGSGETDADAVTEDGPDGTAPDTDGSVDSRATDGDTDRDTDGTAPEETPLAARTNGIAPFPPAPGDRADARRTDGHAHDGTGAADAAGTDVSAPSGHTPSDDTDVDATGVDTTGVDAGGVGNTGAGSTATDPAEDDTTGTAASTDAPGTGADGDRPADTASVDGAAADNGSGETGSGDGGSAGTEPETAALPTIRPSGRTPMGGPLPARTNGSRPSPSRRPVMPARGAGPALPTRGPGRQGPPPAPARGPQQPAPQQAQPVQQAQHPEAPQERPVQQAPGRQAPAPLPKREGGRAAGPAGLAANAAGSSQDALFAPKVPVEGDRGQLRRPGAVESARAQTGFDMGQTTPIFDDIASAWFRSNRSVPVRWQDGAGPNDGAPAGAAAPAAPAAADAPAPPSGFASPADDVWRQAREATDGDESETAGDDLTTAGLPKRRPRARLLPGSAAGSTVLSPAPAEPRDAESVRGRLASYQQGVRQGRESASGVRRNALAGTTDTVDGDSEQHDPQDQHDRQGTRAPQGTTATGTPEPAADRPNSSDPEENQ; this is translated from the coding sequence GTGACCACCGTGACCAGCACGGAACGCCCGAGCACGTGGTCGGAGCGACTCGACCCGCGGAACTGGAGCCTGGTCGCCAAGCTGGCGGTCGTCGGTCTGGTGCCCACGGTCCTCGCCCTGTCCATCGGCGCCGTCCGCGTCGTCGACCAGGCCAACGTGGCCGAGGAGCTCGGCCGCGGCAGCGGCCTGGTCGACGTGCACCGCCAGATCGAGACGCTGACCGGCGCACTGCAGACCGAGCGCGACGCCGCGGTCCGCTTCGTGGCGGGGAACCGGCTCGGTGACCGGGCCGCCGTCGACCGGGCGCAGGCCACGACCGACCAGGCGCTGCAGGCCTCCACGGCGGGGCTCGACGCCGCCGAGCAGCAGGCCCCCGACCTGGCCACGGCCCGCCGGCAGGCGGACACCACGCTGGGTCAGCTGCCGGTCATCCGGTCGCAGGTCGCCGAGGGGCCGACCGCGGCCGCCGACCTCACCGGCCGCTACACCGCGGTCGTCCAGCGCACGCTGGGGCTGGACCGGGCGCTGGTGGGGCGGCTGCAGACCGCCGACACGGCCGGTCTGACCACGGCGATCGCCGCCGGGTCGAGCGCCCGCGAGGCCCTGCAGCTCGAGCGCACCGTGATCGGTGGCGCGCTCGCCGCGGGGACGCTGGAGGAGCAGCAGCGCGCGCAGGTCACCGGGGCCGAGGCCTCGTTCCAGGCCGCGGCCGGTGACTTCCAGTCGTCGCTGACCCCGGAGCAGGCCGAGTCCTTCGGGAACTTCGGCGCGGGCCAGGCGAACGGCGAGCGCAACGCGCTGCGTGACCAGGCACTCTCGGTCCCGCCGGGGGTCGCGCCGCCGGTCGACCCGAACGCGTGGAACGCCGCCGTCGACCGGTCCGTCACCGCGGTGGACCAGTCCACCGCCGCCGCCGAGCAGGCGTTCGTCGACGGCCGGGCCGCGGCCGCCGAGCAGGCGGGCAACACCGCGGGCCTCAACTCCGTGCTGCTGATGCTCACGATCCTGCTGACCGCGGGCATCATCCTGCTGCTGGGCCGTCAGATGGTCCGTTCGCTGCGTCTGCTGCGCAGCTCGGCGCTCGAGGTCGCGGAGCAGAAGCTGCCCGCGGCGGTGCAGAGCATGCGCTCCGGGCAGGCACCGAACGCGCTCGTCGAGCCGGTCCCGCTGGACAGCCGCGACGAGATCGGCCAGGTGGCGCGGGCGTTCGACGCCGTGCACGGCCAGGCGATCCGCCTCGCCGCCGACCAGGCCGCGCTGCAGCAGAACGTCAACTCGATGTTCGTCAACCTCTCCCGCCGTTCGCAGGCGCTCGTCGAGCGCCAGCTGCAGCTGATCGAACAGCTGGAGAGCAACGAGCAGGACCCGGACCAGCTGTCGAACCTGTTCCAGCTGGACCACCTCGCGACACGTATGCGCCGCAACAGCGAGAACCTGCTGGTCCTCGCGGGCACCGACCTGGCGAAGCGGAACGTTGCGCCGGTGCAGGTCGTCGACGTCCTGCGGGCCGCGGTGTCGGAGGTCGAGCAGTACCAGCGGGTCGTCGTGCAGACCCCGCCGAACGCGACGATCGCCGGTCGCGCCGCGAACGACCTCGTCCACCTGCTCGCCGAGCTGCTGGACAACGCGACGAACTTCTCGCCGCCGGACTCGCAGGTCGTCATGTCGACGACCCGCACCGCCGACGAGTCGCTGCTGGTCGAGATCTCCGACCGCGGTGTCGGCATGACCGACTCCGAGCTGGTCGACGCCAACCAGCGTCTGTCCGGCCCGGCCGAGGTCGACGTGTCGGCCTCCCGGCGGATGGGCCTGTTCGTGGTCGGCCGGCTGGCCGCACGGCACCGCGTCAGCGTCCGGCTCGCCTCGGCGGCCGTCGGCGGCGGCTCGGGTGGGCTGAGCGCCTCGGTGACCGTCCCGCCGCAGCTGGTGCCCTCCGCGCAGCTGCCCGAACAGCGCCGCGACGGCGACCCGGGCAGCTGGGGCGGCGTGCCGCCCCAGGGTGGCGGGCAGCAGGCCGCCTCGCAGCAGGCCCCGGCGCTGACCGGCGGCGGAGCGCCCGACGGACCCCGGCCGGACTCCCCGGTCGCGGTGAACGGGAACGGTCGCGGTGGGTCGCTGCCGTCGATGGTCGCGGGCTCCGACGGCCCGATGACCCCCACCTTCGAAGCCGGCACGCCCTCGTCCACGACCGCGCGCAACGGCTCGGCCTCGAGCCTGCCGACGCGCCGTCCGGGGTCGTCGCTGACGAAGAACGCGGCCCCCGGCGACGCCGGCGGGCAGACCGCCGACGGGTCGGCCCCGACCCTCAACGGGTCCGCCCCACAGGGTCTGTCGGCCTTCGCGCCGTCGCAGGACGGCGCACACGACGGGCGGACCCCGGCCGACGTCTTCACCCCGGCCGACGAGGCCGGCTCCGGTCCCGCCGACGGCGACGCCCCGCACGGCGCCGAGGCGTTCCGGGGCACCGGCCCGGCCCCGTCCGGCGACGGTGACGGCCCGTCCGACGACACGGGCACCGGCGCCGGATCCCTCACGGACACCGAGGACACGGAGGCCGCGGTCCCCGCCGAGGGAACCGACCACACCGACACCGACGGTGACGCGGACCGCTCCGGCGGCACCGCAGCCCCGTCGGCCGCCGCCGCGCTCGGGCTGGCGGGTGCCGCTGCGGCGGCCGCCGCGGCCCGGGCCCGCGCCGACCGCGACATGGACGACACCGTCGTCCTGGACCGGGCGATCGGTGACGGCCCCGAGGACCACCGGCGGACCCCGGCCGGCGACGAGGGCTCCGGGGAGACCGACGCCGACGCCGTCACCGAGGACGGTCCGGACGGGACCGCCCCGGACACCGACGGCTCCGTGGACTCCCGGGCCACCGACGGGGACACCGACCGGGACACCGATGGGACCGCCCCGGAGGAGACACCGCTCGCGGCCCGGACGAACGGCATCGCGCCGTTCCCTCCGGCCCCGGGCGACCGCGCCGACGCCCGCAGGACCGACGGTCACGCCCACGACGGGACCGGAGCCGCGGACGCGGCCGGCACCGACGTGAGCGCCCCGTCCGGCCACACCCCGTCCGACGACACCGACGTCGACGCCACCGGGGTCGACACCACCGGGGTCGACGCCGGTGGTGTCGGCAACACCGGGGCGGGCAGCACCGCGACCGACCCCGCCGAGGACGACACCACCGGCACGGCCGCGTCCACGGACGCCCCCGGGACCGGCGCCGACGGCGACCGTCCCGCGGACACCGCGTCCGTGGACGGCGCAGCCGCGGACAACGGCTCCGGGGAAACCGGATCCGGGGACGGCGGCTCCGCCGGTACCGAACCCGAGACCGCGGCACTCCCGACGATCCGCCCGTCCGGCCGTACACCGATGGGCGGGCCGCTCCCGGCCCGCACCAACGGGTCCCGTCCCTCCCCGTCGCGACGCCCGGTCATGCCGGCCCGCGGCGCCGGACCGGCGCTGCCCACCCGTGGGCCCGGCCGCCAGGGCCCGCCCCCGGCACCGGCCCGCGGACCGCAGCAGCCCGCCCCCCAGCAGGCGCAGCCGGTCCAGCAGGCGCAGCACCCGGAGGCTCCGCAGGAGCGTCCGGTGCAGCAGGCGCCGGGCCGGCAGGCGCCCGCACCGCTGCCGAAGCGGGAGGGTGGCCGGGCCGCGGGCCCGGCGGGCCTGGCCGCGAACGCCGCCGGTTCCTCGCAGGACGCGCTGTTCGCACCGAAGGTGCCCGTCGAGGGCGACCGGGGTCAGCTCCGGCGCCCCGGGGCGGTCGAGTCGGCCCGGGCCCAGACCGGGTTCGACATGGGTCAGACCACCCCGATCTTCGACGACATCGCCTCGGCCTGGTTCCGCTCGAACCGCTCGGTGCCGGTCCGCTGGCAGGACGGCGCCGGCCCGAACGACGGCGCCCCGGCGGGTGCCGCGGCACCCGCGGCCCCCGCCGCGGCCGACGCCCCGGCGCCCCCGTCGGGCTTCGCCTCCCCCGCCGACGACGTCTGGCGTCAGGCCCGCGAGGCCACCGACGGCGACGAGTCGGAGACCGCCGGTGACGACCTGACGACCGCCGGACTGCCCAAGCGACGCCCGCGGGCGCGACTGCTCCCGGGCAGTGCGGCAGGATCGACCGTGCTCAGCCCCGCTCCGGCGGAGCCGAGGGACGCCGAGAGCGTCCGTGGCCGTCTCGCCAGCTACCAGCAGGGCGTGCGTCAGGGCCGGGAGAGCGCCTCCGGTGTCCGTCGCAACGCACTGGCCGGCACGACGGACACCGTCGACGGCGACTCCGAGCAGCACGACCCGCAGGACCAGCACGACCGGCAGGGCACCCGTGCCCCGCAGGGCACCACCGCGACCGGCACCCCCGAGCCCGCCGCGGACCGACCGAACTCGTCCGACCCCGAGGAGAACCAGTGA
- a CDS encoding roadblock/LC7 domain-containing protein — MRAPQAQPSQSRFGWLVTNFAERVPGVAHAIVVSTDGLLLTASDRLPRDRADQLAAVASGLVSLTQGAARCFDAGGVVQTVVEMDRGIVLLMSISDGSCLAVLASPSCDIGLVGYEMTLLVDRVGQLLTPELRAELQGSFGP; from the coding sequence GTGAGGGCACCGCAGGCACAGCCGAGCCAGAGCCGTTTCGGCTGGCTGGTCACCAACTTCGCGGAGCGCGTCCCGGGTGTCGCGCACGCCATCGTGGTGTCGACCGACGGGCTGCTGCTGACCGCATCCGACCGGCTGCCGCGCGACCGGGCCGACCAGCTCGCCGCCGTCGCATCCGGTCTGGTCAGCCTGACCCAGGGCGCCGCGCGCTGCTTCGACGCCGGTGGCGTCGTGCAGACCGTCGTCGAGATGGACCGCGGGATCGTGCTGCTCATGTCGATCAGCGACGGCTCCTGCCTGGCCGTGCTCGCCTCGCCGAGCTGCGACATCGGCCTCGTCGGCTACGAGATGACGCTGCTGGTCGACCGGGTCGGCCAGCTGCTCACCCCGGAGCTGCGCGCCGAGCTGCAGGGTTCGTTCGGGCCCTGA